Proteins co-encoded in one Azospirillum brasilense genomic window:
- the osmF gene encoding glycine betaine ABC transporter substrate-binding protein OsmF, with product MRRVVRAVAALALGALLTAGSAVAADAVAADKVRVGSKLDAESGLLGTMILQVLEANGIPVENKIQLGPTRIVRSALLAGEIDVYPEYTGNGAFFFNIDSDPAWKNAAAGYETVKQLDRDKNNIVWLTPAPANNTWAIALRRDVAAPNNLATMEDFARWVGAGGTAKLAASAEFVESPAALPSFQKSYGFTLKPDQILVLAGGDTAATIRAAAEGTSGVNTAMVYGTDGAIAALDLVVMKDTKSAQMVYAPAPTIRDGVLDAHPKIRDLLDPVFKSLDTETLRGLNAKISVEGQDPRAVATTYLKSKGFLN from the coding sequence ATGCGGCGTGTGGTTCGGGCGGTGGCCGCCCTGGCGCTGGGAGCGCTGCTGACGGCGGGGAGCGCAGTGGCGGCGGACGCAGTGGCGGCGGACAAGGTCCGTGTCGGATCGAAGCTGGACGCCGAGAGCGGCCTGCTCGGCACGATGATCCTGCAGGTGCTGGAGGCCAACGGCATCCCGGTGGAGAACAAGATCCAGCTCGGCCCCACCCGGATCGTGCGCAGCGCCCTGCTGGCCGGCGAGATCGACGTCTATCCGGAATACACCGGCAACGGCGCCTTCTTCTTCAACATCGACAGCGATCCGGCCTGGAAGAACGCCGCCGCCGGCTACGAGACGGTGAAGCAGCTCGACCGCGACAAGAACAACATCGTCTGGCTGACCCCGGCGCCGGCGAACAACACCTGGGCCATCGCGCTGCGTCGCGACGTGGCGGCGCCCAACAACCTCGCCACCATGGAGGATTTCGCCCGCTGGGTCGGTGCGGGCGGCACGGCGAAGCTCGCCGCCTCGGCGGAGTTCGTGGAGAGCCCGGCGGCGCTGCCCTCCTTCCAGAAATCCTACGGCTTCACGCTGAAGCCCGACCAGATCCTGGTGCTGGCCGGCGGCGACACGGCGGCGACCATCCGTGCGGCGGCGGAGGGCACGTCCGGCGTCAACACCGCCATGGTCTACGGCACGGACGGCGCCATCGCCGCGCTGGACCTCGTGGTCATGAAAGACACCAAGAGCGCGCAGATGGTCTACGCCCCGGCCCCGACCATCCGCGACGGCGTGCTGGACGCCCATCCGAAGATCCGCGACCTGCTGGACCCGGTCTTCAAGTCCTTGGACACCGAGACCCTGCGCGGGCTGAACGCCAAGATTTCGGTGGAGGGGCAGGACCCGCGGGCGGTCGCCACGACGTATTTGAAGTCGAAAGGCTTCCTGAACTGA